The DNA window GGTGGTCGCCATCGCCACCGTGGCGGTGATCCTGCTCACCGCCTCCGTGCCGCTCGGCCTCGTGGTGGTGCTCGGCGTGCCGCTGCTCATGGCGCTGGTGGCGCTGCTCATCCGGCCGCTGCACCGGCAGCAGGCGGCGTACCGGGAGTCGACAGGTGAGCTGACCGCGCGGGCCGGCGACATCGTGTCCGGGCTGCGGGTGCTGCGCGGGGTGGGCGGTGAGCCGGTGCTGGGCGCCCGCTACCGGGAGCAGTCCCAGGCGCTGCGGGCCGACGGCCTGCGGGTGGCCCGGGTGGAGTCGCTCATCCAGGCCGCGCAGATCCTGCTGCCCGGCGTCTTCGTGGTGCTGGTGACCTGGCTCGGGGCCCGGTTCGCGTTGCGCGGCGAGATCAGCGCCGGCCAGCTGGTCTCCTTCTACGGCTACACGGCGTTCCTGGTCAGCCCGCTGCGCAACCTCACCGAGGCGGCCGACAAGCTGACCCGGGGGCACGTCGCGGCCCGCCGGGTGGTGCGGCTGCTCCGCCTCGCACCGGAGTTCACCGACCCGGCCCGCCCGGTGCCGGTGCCCGAGGGGCCGGGCGAGCTGGTGGACGTGCGCTCCGGGCTGGTGCTGCGGCCCGGCCGGCTCACCGCGCTGGCCGCCACCGCGCCCGAGGACGCCGCCGAGATCGCCGACCGGCTGGGCCGGTACGCCGACGGGGACGTGACGCTGCACGGCGTACCGCTGCGGGACGTGGCGCTGGCGACGGTGCGCGAGCGGATCCTGGTGGCCGACAACGACGCCCAGCTGTTCAGCGGCGCCCTCCGCACGGAGCTGGACCCGCACGACCGGGCGGATGGATCCGCGATCGAGGCGGCGCTGGTCGCGGCGAGCGCCACGGACATCGTCGAGGCGCTGCCCGGCGGCCTGGACAGCCCGGTCGCCGAGCGTGGCCGGGAGTTCTCCGGCGGGCAGCGGCAGCGGCTGCGGCTGGCCCGGGCGCTGGTCGCCGACCCGGAGACGCTGGTCCTGGTCGAGCCGACCAGCGCGGTGGATGCGCACACCGAGGCGCGGATCGCCGACCGGCTGGCCGCCGCCCGGCGCGGGCGGACGACGCTGGTCTGCACGACCAGCCCGCTGGTGCTCGGCCGCGCCGAGCACGTGGTGTTCGTGGAGGACGGCAAGGTGGTCGCCGAGGGTCGCCACGACGAGCTGCTCGCCGCCGAGCCCCGGTACCGGGCCGCGGTGAGCCGGGAGGAGGACCGGTGAGCAACGCCCTGCCCGTCGCCGACGCGCCGCAGGTCCGCCGGTACGCGCGGGAACTGGTTCGCCGGCACCCGCGCGGCCTGGCCGCCGCGCTCGGCCTGCACGCGCTCGCCGCGGCCGCCGGCCTGGTCGCGCCCCGGCTCCTCGGCGACCTGGTCGAGGGGATCTCGCGTGGGGTCGGCGCGGTCACCGTGGACCGGGTGGCCCTGGCCATCGCCGGGTTCGTGGTCGCGCAGTCGGTGCTGGTCCGCTTCGCCCACCTGGCCTCGGCTCGGCTCGGTGAGCGGGTCCTCGCCGAGCTGCGCGAGGAGTTCGTCGACCGGGTGCTCGCCCTGCCGCTGTCCACCGTGGAGCGGGCCGGCACCGGCGACCTGCTCACCCGCACCTCCCGGGACGTCGCCGCGCTGTCCCGGACGGTCCGGTTCGCCGCGCCGGAGACGGTGATCTCGGCGCTCACCGTGCTGCTGATCCTCGGCGCGCTGGTGCTGACCGGCCCGCTGCTGGTGCTGCCCTGCCTGCTCGCCGTGCCGCTGCTGGTCGCGGGCACCCGCTGGTACCTGCGCCGGGCGCCGGCCGGCTACCTGCGGGAGAACGCCGCGTACTCCGACATCACCGACGGGATCAGCGAGACGGTCGAGGGCGCGCGGACCACGGAGGCGCTGCGCCAGCAGGCCCGCCGCCGCGCCCGGTCCGACGCCGACATCCGCCGGTCGTACGCGGCCGAGTACTACACGCTGAACCTGCGGACGGTCTTCTTCCCGGTCGCCGAGATCGGCTACCTGCTGCCGGTGGTCGGCACCCTGCTGCTCGGCGGCTGGTTCTACCTGGAGGGCTGGGTCAGCCTCGGCCAGGTCAGCGCGGCCACCCTCTACGCGCAGCAGCTGGTGGACCCGGTCGACCGGCTGCTGTCGTGGCTGGACGAGTTCCAGGTCGGCGGCGCCTCGCTGGCCCGGCTGCTCGGCGTGGCCGGCGAGCCGGCGGAAGCCGCCGCCCCGGGGCCCGACCGGCGGCCGGTCCCCGACGACGGGCGGCTGGCCGCACACGACGTCCGGTACGCGTACCGCGCCGGCCACGACGTGCTGCACGGGGTGACGCTGGTGCCCCGGCCGGGGGAGAAGCTGGCCATGGTCGGCCCGTCCGGCGCGGGGAAGTCCACGCTGGGCCGGCTGCTGGCCGGGGTGCACGAGCCGCGCGCCGGCACGGTGACCGTGGACGGCCGGCCGCTGTCCGGGCTGCCCCTGGCCGAGCTGCGCACCCACGTCGCGCTGGTCAGCCAGGAGCACCACGTCTTCATCGGCACCCTCGCCGACAACGTGTCGATGGTCCGCCCGGACGCCGGCCTCGCCGAGGTGCGCGCGGCGCTCGCCGCGGTCGACGCGCGGGACTGGGCCGAGGCGCTGCCGGACGGCCTGGACACCCGGGTCGGCGCGGGCGGGCATCCGCTCTCGCCGGCGCAGGCGCAGCAGGTGGCGCTGGCGCGGCTGGTGCTCGCCGACCCGCACACCCTGGTGCTGGACGAGGCCACCTCGCTGATCGACCCGCGGGCGGCCCGGGCGCTGGAACGGTCGCTGGCCGCCGTACTGCAGGGCCGGACCGTCATCGCCATCGCGCACCGGCTCTTCTCCGCTCACGACGCGGACCGGGTGGCGGTGGTCGAGGACGGCCGGATCACCGAGCTGGGTTCGCACGACGAGCTGGTCGCGGCCGGTGGCTCGTACGCCGCCCTGTGGCGGTCCTGGCACGGCTGAGGTGCAAGGAGGGGCCCCCTGTTAACGGATTCCGTTGTACAGGGGGCCCCTCCTAACACCGACCTCAGGAGCGGCGGAGCAGCCGCCAGGTCGCGTACCCGCCGGTGGCGAGAGCCAGCAGGAAGACGACCCACACCACGGTGGTGCTGACCTGGATCCCGCCGCCGCTGCCGACGTTGGCGCCGGCCGCGGCGATCAGCGAGTCGCTCTGCGCCGGGGGCATCGCGGGCGGCGGGAGCTGCTGCCAGCGGACCAGCCCGGTGCTCTCCAGCATCAGCATGTGGTCGTTGACGAACTTGTTCGCCTCCTCGGCGAGCTTGCGCACGATCGGGTCGCGGGTGCTGGCCCGGACCGCGCCGATCACCGGGAAGATGTTGCCGTGCGCGACCCGCAGCCGGGTCACGAAGATCTGGTCGAACTGGGTGCCGGTGGCGTTCTGCATCTCGGTCAGCCAGCCCTGCTGCTGGGTGGTCGGGGTGGTCGGCAGGGTGGCGCCCAGCTTGTTCGCGGCCTCCACCACGAGCTGGTCGAGGACGCCGTGCTGGCGCGCGATCTCCGCGCCGATCTCCCGTACCCGCTTCGACTGGCCCTTCTCGGCGGCCATCTGCCCGGCCGGCATCTCCCAGAGCCCGGCCAGCCGTACCCCGTTGAGCAGCGTCATGTCGGCGGCGTTGAGCTGCACGACGGGGTTGGGCGCGGCCTGTGCCGCGCCGGGAAGAACGCCGATCCCCGCGGTGAGCGCGACGAGCAGCAGGATCACCCGGTGCGCCAGCCGGCGGCGTGCGGATTCCAGCGGTGCCATCGTGGGGGTGCCTCCTCGGTCCGGACCGGTACGCGGATGTCGCGGGCGGGCCGCACCCGCCGGCCGCCCGTCCGCACACTGGTACGGATCACGAGCCCGATCAGTTCAGCCGACGTCGAGCGGGTCGGCGAGGAGGCGTTCGAAGGCCAGCTCGGCGGCGCCGATCAGCGCCGCGTCGTCACCGAGCTTCGGGGTGCGCAGCCGCACGTGCTCCAGGCAGGCGGGCAGCCCGTTGGAGTTGAGCCGGCTGCGGACCTGGGCGGCGGCAGCCAGGTAGAGGTCGCGCATGGTGCCGCCGAAGATGACCATCTCCGGGTTGAAGATGTTGACCAGGTTGGCCACGCCGAAGCCGAGCCAGTCGCCGGCCTGGCGCACGGCGGTCTGGGCCCGCGCGTCGCCCCGGTCGGCGGCGTCGAAGACCGCCAGCAGCGCCTCCCGGCCCCGGGCGTCGGAGCGGCCGGCGGCGCGGAGCAGCCCGTGCTCGCCGATCTCGGTCTCCCAGCAGCCGCGCCGCCCGCAGTCGCAGCGCATCCCGTCGCGGACCACCACCATGTGGCCGACCTCGCCGCTGTAGCCGCCGTGCCCGGTGAGCCGCCGGCCGCCGGCGATGATGCCGGCGCCGACGCCGACGTCCCCGTAGAGGTAGATGACGTTGTCGCAGCCGGCGGCGACGCCCCGGGCGTGCTCGGCGAAGGCGGCCACGTCGGCCACGTTGCCCACCGTGATGGGCACGTCGACACCCAGCTCGGCGGCGAGCGCCGCGCCGAGCGGCTCGTCCACCCAGCCGGTGGTCGGGCTGAGCCGGACCAGCCCGTCCTCGCGGCGGACCATGCCGCAGACCGCCACGCCGGCCCCGACGCAGATCGAGTCGGGCGGCACCGCCCGGTGCATCTCCCGGACCGCGTCGGCCAGCAGCGGCGCGGCGTCCCCGGCGACCAGGTTCCGCGGCCGGTCCAGCTCCCGGCGGTCGAGCACCTCACCGCCGAGCCCGACCCGCGCGGCCCGCAGCCGGTCCACCTCGACGCTGTACGCGTACGCGTAGACCCGGGCCGACTCGGGCCGGACGACCAGCGAGGGTCGTCCGGCCCGGCCGGTCTCCTTCGGCGTCCCCTCGCTGACCAGACCGGCGCCGGCCAGGTCGGCGGTCAGCGCGCCGATGGTGCTGCGGTTGAGGCCGAGCGCGGTGGTCAGTTCCGCGCGGCTGGTGGCGCCCCGGACGTGCACGTACCGGAGCAGTGCGCCCAGGTTCTGCCGACGGATCTCGTCCTGGCTCGGTCCCGCGCGCATCGCCACCGTCATGTTCCGTGCCGGGTTCAGCGGGTGCCGGTCGCGGCGGCCCGCCGGCGGGACAGCGCGTCGATGGTGGCGGCGGCGAGCAGGACCACGCCGGTGACCACGTACTTCACGCCCGAGCTGTAACCCATCAGTCCCATACCGTTGTCGATGACCGCGACCACCGCGCCACCGAGCACGGCGTCGAGGATCCGCCCCTTGCCGCCGAAGAGGCTGGTGCCGCCGATCACCGCCGCGCCGACGGCGTAGAGCAGTACGTTACTGCCACCGGTGTTGGGGTCCACGGAGTTGGCCCGGCTGGCCGCCACGATGCCGCCGATCGCCGCCATCGTGGAGCAGATGACGAAGACGGAGATGCGGATCCGGTCGACGTTGATGCCGGCCCGGCGGGCCGCCTCGGCGTTGCCGCCGACCGCGTAGACGTGCCGGCCGTAGCTGGTGCGCTGGAGCACGAACGTCCAGACGACCAGCAGCACCGCGATGATCGGCACCACGATCGGCACGCCCTTGAGCGAGACGACCAGCACGTTGCGGCTGCGCTCCAGGTTGAGCACGTAGACCGCCGCGCCGAGGATGACCGCGAGGCCGGCGATCCGGGCGGCCACCACGGCGATCGGGTCGGTGAGCAGGCCGCGGGCGGCCCGGTTGCGGTGGCGCAGCAGCTGCACGGCCGCGTACCCGGCGACGGCCACCGCGGCCAGCGCCCAGCCGAGCGTGGGGGAGAGGTTGCGGTTGGCGATGGCGAGGATGGTGTCGTCCCGCACCGAGATGTTGGAGCCCTCCTTCATGAGCATCAGCACGATGCCCTGGAAGGCGAGGAAGCCGGCGAGGGTGACCACGAAGGACGGAATGCCGACCTTCGCCACCAGCAGGCCGAGCATGGTGCCGATCACCACGCCGGTGATCACGGCGGCGAGCATCGCCACGTACCACGGGTAGCCGCGCTCGGTGACCGCGTTGGCCAGGATGGCGGCGCAGACGCCGCTGGCGAAGCCGGCGGAAAGGTCGATCTCGCCGAGCAGCAGGACGAAGATCAGACCCATCGCGATCAGCGTGGTCGCGGCGCCCTGGGTGAACAGGTTGGCGAAGTTGCCGGCCGTGAAGAAGGTCGGCCGGGCGATCGAGAAGCCGATCACCAGCGCGAAGAGCATGAACACGGCCGGCAGCGCGCCGATGTCGCCGCCGCGTACCCGGCGCCAGTAGTTGTTGACATGGGTGCCGAGGGTGGGCGCCGGTGTGACCGCGGCGGGGCCCTCCCTCTTGACGGCGGTGGTGGTCATCGGACGGCTCCTGGAGTCGTGTCGGCGGGCGCGGCGCCGGTGCCGTTGGTGCCCGAATCGGCGAGGCCGAGGTTGCCGGAGCGACCGGCGGTGATCAGCTCGACCACCTGCGCGTGCGTGATGTCGCTGGTCTTCACCTGGGCGACCATCTGGCCGAGGTAGAGCGCGGCGATGCGGTCGGAGACCGCGAAGACGTCGTTCATGTTGTGCGAGATGAGCACCACGGCCAGGCCGTTGTCGGCGAGCCGGCGGACCAGCTCCAGCACCTGCGCGGTCTGCGCGACGCCGAGGGCGGCGGTGGGCTCGTCCAGGATGACGAGCTTGCTGTTCCAGAGCACGGCCTTGGCGATGGCCACGGTCTGCCGCTGCCCGCCGGAGAGGCTGGACACGTGCTGGCGCAGCGACTTGACGGTCCGCACGCTCAGCCCGGCCAGGGTCTCGGCGGCCATCTGCTCCATGGTCGGCTCGTCGAGCACGATGCCGCTGCGCTTCTCCCGGCCGAGGAACATGTTCTGCACGATGTCGAGGTTGTCGCAGAGCGCGAGGTCCTGGTAGACGACCTCGATGCCCAGCGCGGCGGCGTCGCGGGGGCTGTTGATGCTCACCGGCCGGCCGTCGAAGCGGAACTCCCCGCCGTCGGTGGGGTGGATGCCGCTGATGCACTTGACCAGGGTCGACTTGCCGGCGCCGTTGTCGCCGACAAGCGCGGTCACCTCGCCGGGGTACGCGGTGAAGGCCACATCGCGCAGCACCTGGACGGGACCGAAGCTCTTGTCGATCCCGCGTAGCTCCAGCAGGGGGGTTGCGGACACGGGGGTTCTCCTTCGGAACGGAGGGGAGGTCTCGGATCCCGTCCGGCGCGGGCGCCGCCCGGCACGGGTGTCCGTGCCGGGCGGCGCCGCCTGGTGCGGGGGCTGGGGTCAGCTGATGCCGGCGTCGGTGCAGAGCTTGGCGAAGGTGCCGGTGCAGAGCTCGTCCTTGGTGACGTAGCCGTCCGTCACGACGTCCTTCACGTTGTCCTTGTAGATCGCCTTGGGCTCCAGCAGCACGGCCGGGACGTCCCGTCCGCCCTCGGGGTCCTTGACCGTCTGGCCGGTGTCCTTCTTCTGGCCCTTGGCCAGCCCGATGGCCAGCTCGGCGGCGGCGTCCGCCTCCTTCTTGACCGCCTTGTAGACCGTCATGCACTGGTCGCCGACGAGGATGTTCTGCAGGCCTTCCTTGGTGGCGTCCTGACCGGTCACCGGGACCTTGCCGTTGAGCTTGTTCTTCTTCAGCACGGAGATGGCCGCGTTGCCGAGGCCGTCGTTGGCGGCCAGCACCCCGTCGATCTTGCCGCGGGCCTTGGTGAGCTGCTGCTCGAAGATCGTGGCGGCCTGCGCGTTGTCCCAGGCGGGCACCGAGTCGTCGGCGACCTTGGTGTATTCCTTCGAGTCGAACTTCGGCTTGAGCACCGAGTCGTACCCGTTCTTGAACAGGGTCGCGTTGTTGTCGGTCGGCGAGCCGTTGAGGTAGGCGATCGACGGGTTCTTGACGCCCTTGTCGGTCAGGCACTTGCTCAGGCCCTCGCCCTGGAGCTTGCCGACCGCCTCGTTGTCGAAGCTGACGTAGTACTGGGCCGAGCCGCCCAGGGTCAGCCGGTCGTAGTCGATGGTGGCGACGCCCTGCGACTTGGCCTTGTCGAGCACGGCCTTGCCGGTGCCGGAGTCCAGGTTGACGATCATCAGCACGTTGACGCCGTTGGTGATCATCTGGTCGGCGATGGTCTGGAAGGCGTTCTTGTCGTTCTGGGCGTTCTGGATGTCCGACTCGACACCGGCCGCGTCGAACGCTTCCTTGAGGTACTTGCGGTCGGCGCCCTCCCAGCGGGCGGAGGACTTGCTGTCGGGGAGGATCACGCCGATCTTCGGCTTCTTGTCGGTCGAGCCGCCGGCCTGGTCGGAACCGCCGTTGTCACCGCAGGCGGCCATGCTGCCGGTCGCGAGAAGACCGACGGCCGCGAAGGTGAGGAAGCCCTTGCGCATATGCATGGGTCCTTTCGGGGGTTGGGGGAGTTGTGTCGGTGTTTTGTTGTGCCCGGCAACGTATTCCTCCCCCGAGGAGGCGCGCAAGGGAGCCGAGGTCAGAAGTTTGTTGGCGGCAGTAACAATTCAGCAACGCAAGTGAGACCCCGCCGTCACCCGCCGAGAGGGCTCCACCGGGGTGGCGTGCGGAAACGCTCCCAGGGCTTGCGCTCAGCGGGTGGCGATCGATGCCGTGACGGCCCCGGTCAGCGCGACCAGGTCGGCCGGGGCGAGCTGGAGTTGCAGGCCGCGGCGCCCCGCCGAGACGTAGACCGTCGGATGCTCCAGCGCCGAGGCGTCGACGACCGTGGGCAGCCGCTTGCGCTGGCCGAGCGGGCTGATCCCGCCGCGGACGTACCCGGTGGCGCGCTCGGCCACCGTCCGGTCCGCCATGGCCGCCCGCTTCCCGCCGGCCGCGGCGGCGAGGGCCTTGAGGTCCAGCTCGCCGGTGACCGGCACGACCGCAACGGTCAGCCCGCCGTCGACCTCGGTGACCAGCGACTTGAACACCCGGGCCGGGGGCACCCCGAGGGCCGCCGCGACCAGGGCGCCGTAGTTCGGCGCGTCCGGCGAGACGTCGTACGGGTGGGTGCTGTGCGCGATCTTCCGCTTGGTCAGCAGTGCCGTCGCCGGAGTGCCCTGTCCCGCCATGAGCGACAAGTTAACCCGGCTCCCGCAGGGTGGCCGAGCCGAAAACCGCCGGCCGGGAAGAGACCGGCTTGCTCCGGCCGTGCGCCGCGCCGAAGGGGCGCTCGTCAGGCCGACGCGGCCGACTGCCCGCTGCGGTTGCCCGGTCTCGTGTCGTGCCCGGGCCGACGGGTCAGCACCCGGGGGCCGGCCTCGGTGATCGCGACGGTGTGCTCGGAGTGGGCGGCGCGCGAGCCGTCGGCTGACCGGATCGTCCACCCGTCCCCGTCGAACCTGATCTTGTCGGTGCCCCGGCAGAGCCACGGTTCGATCGCGATCGTCAGGCCGGGCCTCAGCCGCATGCCCCGGCCGGGGCGGCCGCTGTTGGGCACGTGTGGGGCCTCGTGCATGGTGCGGCCGATGCCGTGCCCGCCGAACTCGTTGTTCACCTGGTACCCGTAGCGGCGGGCCACCTCGCCGATGGCGGCGGAGACGTCGCCGAGCTGACTGCCGACCCGCGCGGCGTCGATTCCGGCCTCCAGCGCGACCTCGGTGGCCTCGATCAGCTTCAGGTCGTCTGGCGCGGGGGTGCCGACCACGACGGACAGTGCGGAGTCGGCGACCCAGCCGTCGATCCCGAGCGCCATGTCGATGCTCAGCAGGTCACCGTCGCGCAGGACGTAGGGGTGCGGCAGGCCGTGCAGCACGGCGTCGTTGACCGAGAGGCACAGGACGTTGCGGAACGGGCCGCGGCCGAACGACGGCGAGTAGTCCCAGTAGCAGGACTCCGCGCCACGTTCCCGGATCCGGCGGCGGGCATGGTGCTCGAGGTCCATCAGGTTGACCCCGACGGCGGCGACCTCGCGCAGCTCCGCCAGCAGCTCGCCGACGAACTGGCCGGTCGCGGCCATCCGGTCGATCTCCTCGGCCGACTTCAGTTCGATCACGATCAACCCTTCCTCCCGTGCGGTATATTTATACCACCCCGGCCGGGGCGCCCGCCGCGTCGGCTTCGCCGATCCGAGAAGACGGATATCCTGCTGACATGGTTCGCCCACCGCTCACGCCGGAACAGATCGCCGCGGGGCAACGTCTCGGGGCGGCGCTCCGGGTCGCGCGAGGTGGCCGCAGCCTCGTCGAGGTGGCCCTGGCGGCCGGCATCTCGCCGGAGACGCTGCGCAAGATCGAGGTGGGCCGGCTTCCGGCACCCGCGTTCGGCACCGTGGTCTGCCTCAGCGAGGTCCTCGACATCGCGCTCAGCGACCTGGCCGAGGTGTGGCTGGCCGACCTGCGCGTCCGCGAAGCCTCCTGACCCCGCCGCGAGGTCCGCTCAGCCGAGCGCCGGGCGGCAGAGCAGCACGGTCGGCGCGCCGGCCACCCGGGTCAGCACCAAGCTGGCCGCCGCGTCGCCGGCCAGCTTCAGATCCCGGCGCAGCTTCTCCGGCTCCAGCGCGGAGCCGCGCTTGAGGATCTCCACCCGGCCGACCCGGCGCTCCCGGAGCAGGGCGCGCAGCCGCTTCAGCGAGAACGGCAGGACGTCGGTGACCTCCAGGCAGCGGGCGAACGGCGTCGGCCGGGCCTCGTCGCCGTACAGGTAGGCGATGCTCGGGTCGGCCAGCGTCGCGTCGAGGTCGCCGGCCAGCTCGGCGACCAGGTGCGCGCGCACCACCGCCGGGTCCGGGTCGTACAGGAAGCGGCGGGGCCGGTCCACCGGCGCCTCGGCGTCGCCGCCGCCGGTGAGCTGCTGGGCGTTGAGCTGTCCCTCCCTCTCCCGGAGCACGGTGGCGCGGCGGGGCACCCCGGCCAGCGCGCCGCACCAGAGCGCCGCCTCGACCAGGTCGCCGTCGACGCTCACCCACTCCGCCTCGGCGCCCGCCGGGATCAGCGCGTGGTCCAACCCCGGGGCCACCTTCACCACCGTGCGCGGCACCCGCTCGGCCAGCCCGGTGACGAAGTCCCAGGGCGGCGAGTAGGCGTTCGGGTCGAAGATCCGCCGGCCGGTGCCGGCCTTCCGGCGGGCCGGGTCGCAGAAGACCCCGTCGACCCGGCGCACGTCGAACGCCGTGGCATCACCACATTCCACGGTGAACCGGTCGGCCGGCCCGGCCGCCTCGGCGTTCGCGGCGGCCATCGCGGCGGTCACCGGATCGGCCTCCACGCCGTACACCCGGATGCCGGCGCGGGCCGCGGCGAGCGCGTCCGCACCGAGGCCGCACCCCAGGTCGGCCAGCGTGGCGACGCCCGCGGCGCGCAGGCGTTCCGCCCGGCGCCGCGCCACGACACCCCGGGTGGCCTGCTCCAGGCCCGCCCGGGTGAGGAACATGCCGTGCGCCGCCGGGCCGAACTTGCCCACCGCGCGCCGGCGCAGCTCGGCCTGGGTCAGCGCCGCCGCCGCGAGGCCGGCCGGCACCCCGGCGGTGCGGAGCGCCGCCGCCGCCGTCAGCGGGTCGCCGCCGGCCACCCGCGCCGCCGCGGCGAGCGCGGCCGACCCCTCGGGGGTACGCAGGGCGGCGAACTGTTCCAGGTCCACCCGGGCATTCTCCCGGCTCCGTGCAGGCGGCCGGCCCGGACCCCTGGCGCGCGCCGTCGTCGACCCCGGTACGGCCCGAGGCCGGCGACACGAGGCGCGGCTCGTTGGCACTCTCCTTGACGGAGTGCTAGCCGAGGAATAACCTGCGATTAGCACTCTCACCCTGAGGGTGCCAACGCCCGGGCCCTGGTGTCCGGGGGTTGAGCGCCAGGCGGACCGGCACCCGCGACGACGGCCCCGCCCGGTGGCATGTGGCAGATTGACGCCGGTCGGCGTGCCGACCGGCAACGACACCAAGTACCCCAGGAGGGTATGCCCGTGACTACCGCGACCAAGGTTGCGATCAAGCCGCTCGAGGACCGCATCGTGGTCCAGGCGAACGAGGCCGAGACCACCACCGCCTCGGGCATCGTGATCCCCGACACCGCCAAGGAGAAGCCGCAGGAGGGCACCGTCCTCGCTGTCGGCCCGGGCCGGATCGACGACAAGGGCAACCGCGTGCCGATCGACGTCAAGGTCGGCGACACCGTCCTCTACTCGAAGTACGGCGGCACCGAGGTCAAGTACGCCGGCGAGGAGTACCTGGTGCTCTCCGCCCGCGACGTCCTCGCGGTCATCGAGAAGTAAGCAACCGATCAGTGTCGTTGCCCCGGTCCGGCTCGCCGGGCCGGGGCAGCGTCGCTTCGAAGGGATACAGATGGCGAAGATCCTGAGTTTCTCGGACGACGCCCGGCACCTGCTGGAGCACGGTGTCAACGCCCTCGCGGACGCGGTCAAGGTCACTCTCGGCCCGCGCGGGCGCAACGTCGTCCTGGACAAGAAGTTCGGTGCGCCCACGATCACCAACGACGGCGTGACCATCGCCAAGGAGATCGAGCTCACCAACCCGTACGAGAACCTCGGCGCGCAGCTGGTCAAGGAGGTGGCGACCAAGACCAACGACGTCGCCGGCGACGGGACCACCACCGCGACCGTGCTGGCCCAGGCCATGGTTCGCGAGGGCCTGCGGAACGTGGCCGCCGGCACCAACCCGATCGGCCTCAAGCGGGGCGTCGACGCGGCGGCCGCCAAGGTCTCCGAGGCGCTGCTCGGCCGGGCCGTCGAGGTGGCCGACAAGGAGTCGATCGCGCACGTCGCGACGATCTCCGCGCAGGACGCCACGATCGGCGAGCTGATCGCCGAGGCGATGGAGCGGGTCGGCCGCGACGGTGTCATCA is part of the Micromonospora halotolerans genome and encodes:
- a CDS encoding ABC transporter ATP-binding protein, coding for MRFSPAGDPGTPDARSATRYLVWLAGRRPLYFGAAITLGVIWMLAQALMPAAVGRAVDAGLAHRDPDALLRWGLVLLGLGVVQATAGILRHRCAVHNWLGAAYRTVQVTVDATNRLGAALPRRVAAGEVVSIGTADIEHIGSAVDITARGTGAVVAIATVAVILLTASVPLGLVVVLGVPLLMALVALLIRPLHRQQAAYRESTGELTARAGDIVSGLRVLRGVGGEPVLGARYREQSQALRADGLRVARVESLIQAAQILLPGVFVVLVTWLGARFALRGEISAGQLVSFYGYTAFLVSPLRNLTEAADKLTRGHVAARRVVRLLRLAPEFTDPARPVPVPEGPGELVDVRSGLVLRPGRLTALAATAPEDAAEIADRLGRYADGDVTLHGVPLRDVALATVRERILVADNDAQLFSGALRTELDPHDRADGSAIEAALVAASATDIVEALPGGLDSPVAERGREFSGGQRQRLRLARALVADPETLVLVEPTSAVDAHTEARIADRLAAARRGRTTLVCTTSPLVLGRAEHVVFVEDGKVVAEGRHDELLAAEPRYRAAVSREEDR
- a CDS encoding ABC transporter ATP-binding protein — protein: MSNALPVADAPQVRRYARELVRRHPRGLAAALGLHALAAAAGLVAPRLLGDLVEGISRGVGAVTVDRVALAIAGFVVAQSVLVRFAHLASARLGERVLAELREEFVDRVLALPLSTVERAGTGDLLTRTSRDVAALSRTVRFAAPETVISALTVLLILGALVLTGPLLVLPCLLAVPLLVAGTRWYLRRAPAGYLRENAAYSDITDGISETVEGARTTEALRQQARRRARSDADIRRSYAAEYYTLNLRTVFFPVAEIGYLLPVVGTLLLGGWFYLEGWVSLGQVSAATLYAQQLVDPVDRLLSWLDEFQVGGASLARLLGVAGEPAEAAAPGPDRRPVPDDGRLAAHDVRYAYRAGHDVLHGVTLVPRPGEKLAMVGPSGAGKSTLGRLLAGVHEPRAGTVTVDGRPLSGLPLAELRTHVALVSQEHHVFIGTLADNVSMVRPDAGLAEVRAALAAVDARDWAEALPDGLDTRVGAGGHPLSPAQAQQVALARLVLADPHTLVLDEATSLIDPRAARALERSLAAVLQGRTVIAIAHRLFSAHDADRVAVVEDGRITELGSHDELVAAGGSYAALWRSWHG
- a CDS encoding DUF4142 domain-containing protein — protein: MAPLESARRRLAHRVILLLVALTAGIGVLPGAAQAAPNPVVQLNAADMTLLNGVRLAGLWEMPAGQMAAEKGQSKRVREIGAEIARQHGVLDQLVVEAANKLGATLPTTPTTQQQGWLTEMQNATGTQFDQIFVTRLRVAHGNIFPVIGAVRASTRDPIVRKLAEEANKFVNDHMLMLESTGLVRWQQLPPPAMPPAQSDSLIAAAGANVGSGGGIQVSTTVVWVVFLLALATGGYATWRLLRRS
- a CDS encoding ROK family protein, which encodes MRAGPSQDEIRRQNLGALLRYVHVRGATSRAELTTALGLNRSTIGALTADLAGAGLVSEGTPKETGRAGRPSLVVRPESARVYAYAYSVEVDRLRAARVGLGGEVLDRRELDRPRNLVAGDAAPLLADAVREMHRAVPPDSICVGAGVAVCGMVRREDGLVRLSPTTGWVDEPLGAALAAELGVDVPITVGNVADVAAFAEHARGVAAGCDNVIYLYGDVGVGAGIIAGGRRLTGHGGYSGEVGHMVVVRDGMRCDCGRRGCWETEIGEHGLLRAAGRSDARGREALLAVFDAADRGDARAQTAVRQAGDWLGFGVANLVNIFNPEMVIFGGTMRDLYLAAAAQVRSRLNSNGLPACLEHVRLRTPKLGDDAALIGAAELAFERLLADPLDVG
- a CDS encoding sugar ABC transporter permease → MTTTAVKREGPAAVTPAPTLGTHVNNYWRRVRGGDIGALPAVFMLFALVIGFSIARPTFFTAGNFANLFTQGAATTLIAMGLIFVLLLGEIDLSAGFASGVCAAILANAVTERGYPWYVAMLAAVITGVVIGTMLGLLVAKVGIPSFVVTLAGFLAFQGIVLMLMKEGSNISVRDDTILAIANRNLSPTLGWALAAVAVAGYAAVQLLRHRNRAARGLLTDPIAVVAARIAGLAVILGAAVYVLNLERSRNVLVVSLKGVPIVVPIIAVLLVVWTFVLQRTSYGRHVYAVGGNAEAARRAGINVDRIRISVFVICSTMAAIGGIVAASRANSVDPNTGGSNVLLYAVGAAVIGGTSLFGGKGRILDAVLGGAVVAVIDNGMGLMGYSSGVKYVVTGVVLLAAATIDALSRRRAAATGTR
- a CDS encoding ATP-binding cassette domain-containing protein, which produces MSATPLLELRGIDKSFGPVQVLRDVAFTAYPGEVTALVGDNGAGKSTLVKCISGIHPTDGGEFRFDGRPVSINSPRDAAALGIEVVYQDLALCDNLDIVQNMFLGREKRSGIVLDEPTMEQMAAETLAGLSVRTVKSLRQHVSSLSGGQRQTVAIAKAVLWNSKLVILDEPTAALGVAQTAQVLELVRRLADNGLAVVLISHNMNDVFAVSDRIAALYLGQMVAQVKTSDITHAQVVELITAGRSGNLGLADSGTNGTGAAPADTTPGAVR
- a CDS encoding sugar ABC transporter substrate-binding protein translates to MRKGFLTFAAVGLLATGSMAACGDNGGSDQAGGSTDKKPKIGVILPDSKSSARWEGADRKYLKEAFDAAGVESDIQNAQNDKNAFQTIADQMITNGVNVLMIVNLDSGTGKAVLDKAKSQGVATIDYDRLTLGGSAQYYVSFDNEAVGKLQGEGLSKCLTDKGVKNPSIAYLNGSPTDNNATLFKNGYDSVLKPKFDSKEYTKVADDSVPAWDNAQAATIFEQQLTKARGKIDGVLAANDGLGNAAISVLKKNKLNGKVPVTGQDATKEGLQNILVGDQCMTVYKAVKKEADAAAELAIGLAKGQKKDTGQTVKDPEGGRDVPAVLLEPKAIYKDNVKDVVTDGYVTKDELCTGTFAKLCTDAGIS